A window of the Nocardia sp. NBC_01329 genome harbors these coding sequences:
- a CDS encoding ABC transporter ATP-binding protein, whose protein sequence is MTAAIDISGLQKTFGRTRALDGLDLQVASGEVHGFLGPNGAGKSTTIRILLGLLRADGGTARLLDGDPWSGAAQLHRRLAYVPGDVNLWPNLTGGEVIDLLGRLRGGLDEDRRRDLLERFDLDPTKKGRTYSKGNRQKVALVAALASDVELLLLDEPTSGLDPLMEAVFQEYVEEIRRAGRTVLLSSHILAQVEALCDRVTIIRHGRAVETGTLAELRHLTRTSIEAETQRPITGFEDLRGVHDLVADGTRIRFQVDTVELGAAMERLTSFGIRTLTSQPPTLEELFLRHYGDELAAAGVPES, encoded by the coding sequence ATGACAGCCGCGATCGATATCTCCGGTCTGCAGAAGACATTCGGCCGCACCCGCGCGCTCGACGGGCTCGATCTGCAGGTGGCCTCCGGCGAGGTACACGGTTTCCTCGGCCCCAACGGCGCCGGCAAATCGACCACCATCCGGATCCTGCTGGGGCTGTTGCGGGCCGACGGGGGTACCGCCCGCCTGCTCGACGGCGACCCGTGGTCCGGCGCCGCGCAACTGCACCGCCGGCTGGCGTATGTCCCGGGAGATGTGAACCTGTGGCCCAATCTCACCGGTGGTGAGGTGATCGATCTGCTCGGGCGGCTGCGCGGTGGACTCGACGAGGACCGGCGCCGGGACTTGCTGGAACGATTCGACCTGGATCCCACCAAGAAGGGCCGAACGTATTCGAAGGGTAACCGGCAGAAGGTCGCCCTGGTCGCCGCGCTGGCCTCCGATGTCGAACTCCTGTTACTGGATGAACCCACCTCCGGATTGGATCCGCTGATGGAGGCGGTCTTCCAGGAATATGTCGAGGAGATTCGCCGCGCGGGCCGCACCGTGCTGCTGTCCAGTCATATCCTGGCCCAGGTCGAGGCGCTGTGTGACCGGGTCACCATCATCCGGCACGGGCGGGCGGTCGAAACCGGCACCCTGGCCGAGTTGCGGCATCTCACCAGGACCTCGATCGAAGCCGAAACCCAGCGCCCGATCACCGGATTCGAGGATCTACGCGGGGTGCACGATCTGGTCGCCGACGGCACCCGGATCCGGTTTCAGGTCGATACGGTCGAGCTCGGTGCGGCCATGGAACGGCTCACCTCCTTCGGAATCCGCACCCTCACCAGTCAGCCGCCGACCCTGGAGGAACTGTTCCTCCGACACTACGGCGACGAACTCGCGGCCGCGGGGGTACCGGAATCGTGA
- a CDS encoding ABC transporter permease, with amino-acid sequence MTAQRTARTPGTLIGTRVLARFALRRERFPLVAWIVGGTLVYWSQAVALDAAYPNQADLDALARSMSGNAAMIAMAGPPRVLDTVAGQVAFQSSAFGMVVAGLMSMFLIGRHTRSNEESGRDELIRSAVVGRYAPPTAAALVMVGANIVLGAAITLSLIGYGLPVAGSVALGVGATCAGWVFGAIALLAAQISATTRACYAITGAVLAVSYLLRAVGDVGNGVLSWLSPLGWGQAMRPYDGEIWWPAALSVAATVAIGFAAARVLDRRDFGAGLVPPRPGPARAAGSLHGTFGLAWRLQRGLLFGWAIGMFFGGLAFGTIGDDVDDLLGDIDLNEVLGQNMGSMVDAFYAMAVAILAIIASAYTISATLRLRAEETAGHAEPLLSTELGRLRWAAGHSVIVLAGSAMVVALSGAGMGVTYGLITSDLSQVVTLTGAALTYLPAVWVLGGVTLFLFGFAPLINSVAWLAMAFCVVVLMFGATLKFPGWLMSVSPFDNIPLVPAQAFDAVPVLLTLAVALLLHGAGTFGFRRRDLQTN; translated from the coding sequence GTGACCGCCCAGCGCACGGCCCGGACCCCGGGCACACTCATCGGTACACGTGTACTCGCCCGGTTCGCGTTGCGACGTGAACGCTTTCCGTTGGTCGCCTGGATCGTAGGTGGCACGCTCGTGTACTGGTCACAGGCGGTCGCGCTGGACGCCGCCTACCCGAACCAGGCCGATCTGGACGCCCTCGCCCGGAGTATGTCCGGCAACGCGGCGATGATCGCCATGGCCGGGCCACCCCGGGTGCTGGACACAGTGGCGGGCCAGGTCGCGTTCCAGTCCAGCGCATTCGGGATGGTGGTGGCCGGTTTGATGAGCATGTTCCTCATCGGACGGCATACCCGCTCGAACGAGGAGTCCGGGCGCGACGAGCTCATCCGGTCCGCGGTGGTCGGCCGCTACGCGCCGCCTACAGCGGCGGCACTGGTCATGGTGGGCGCGAATATCGTGCTCGGCGCAGCGATCACACTGAGCCTCATCGGCTACGGACTCCCGGTGGCGGGTTCGGTGGCGCTGGGCGTGGGAGCGACCTGCGCCGGTTGGGTGTTCGGCGCGATCGCGCTGCTCGCGGCGCAGATCAGCGCGACCACCCGCGCCTGCTACGCCATTACCGGCGCCGTACTGGCCGTCTCCTATCTACTGCGTGCCGTGGGCGATGTCGGCAACGGGGTGCTCTCCTGGTTGTCGCCACTGGGCTGGGGGCAGGCGATGCGCCCCTACGACGGCGAGATCTGGTGGCCTGCCGCACTGTCGGTGGCGGCGACGGTCGCCATCGGGTTCGCAGCGGCTCGGGTGCTGGATCGCCGGGATTTCGGCGCGGGCCTGGTCCCGCCGCGACCGGGGCCGGCCCGCGCCGCCGGGTCCTTGCACGGCACCTTCGGGCTGGCCTGGCGGCTGCAGCGCGGTCTGCTGTTCGGCTGGGCGATCGGGATGTTCTTCGGGGGTCTGGCGTTCGGCACCATCGGCGACGATGTCGACGATCTGCTCGGTGATATCGATCTGAACGAGGTGCTCGGCCAGAACATGGGCAGTATGGTCGACGCCTTCTATGCCATGGCCGTCGCGATCCTGGCGATCATCGCCTCCGCCTACACCATCTCGGCCACCCTGCGCCTACGCGCCGAGGAGACAGCCGGGCATGCCGAACCGCTGCTGTCCACCGAACTGGGCCGGCTGCGCTGGGCGGCTGGGCATTCGGTGATCGTGCTGGCAGGTTCGGCGATGGTGGTGGCCCTCAGCGGTGCCGGGATGGGTGTCACCTATGGCCTGATCACCAGTGATCTATCCCAGGTGGTCACCCTCACCGGTGCCGCTCTGACCTATCTTCCCGCGGTCTGGGTACTCGGCGGGGTAACGCTGTTCTTGTTCGGCTTCGCGCCACTGATCAACTCCGTCGCATGGCTTGCGATGGCGTTCTGCGTGGTGGTGCTGATGTTCGGCGCGACCCTGAAATTCCCCGGATGGCTGATGAGCGTGTCGCCGTTCGACAATATTCCGCTTGTTCCGGCACAGGCTTTCGACGCCGTGCCGGTATTGCTCACCCTGGCGGTGGCGCTGCTGCTGCACGGGGCGGGGACGTTCGGTTTCCGCCGCCGCGATCTGCAAACCAATTGA
- a CDS encoding cytochrome P450 family protein, translated as MQNRTAPFVLDPGGSDIQGEIARIRRQGPVSQVELPGGVRAWSVTDATLLKEILSGPQVSKDPRQHWPAFQKGEISADWPLLPWVTVTSMFTAYGPEHRRLRRIVAPAFTHRRTMALKPRIEVITQDLLDAIAAGSDGEIVDLREGFAYPLPIRVISELMGVPAELNPKLRKGVDGFFDTTLTAEETQANYAEMSALLFRLVAYRRENPGEDMTSLLIADSDDVETPFTEQELVDTLLLVISAGHETTVNLLDQAIYLLLTRPQHRADLAAERISWADLVEEALRFEAPVAHVPLRYAVEDLVLGDVEIAQGDAILAGYAGASRDPKVHGETADEFDPTRAVKDHLAFGYGAHHCLGAPLARLEALVALPAIFHRFPDMELAAAPGELGVVPSFISNGHHRLPVYLNGR; from the coding sequence ATGCAGAACCGCACCGCCCCGTTCGTCCTCGATCCCGGTGGTTCCGATATCCAGGGCGAAATCGCCCGTATCCGCCGGCAGGGCCCGGTCTCGCAGGTGGAATTACCCGGTGGTGTGCGCGCCTGGTCGGTGACCGACGCGACCCTGCTGAAAGAGATCCTGTCGGGACCGCAGGTCTCCAAAGATCCCCGGCAACACTGGCCGGCTTTCCAGAAGGGCGAGATCTCCGCGGACTGGCCGCTCCTGCCCTGGGTGACGGTGACCAGCATGTTCACTGCTTACGGTCCCGAACACCGGCGGTTGCGCAGAATCGTGGCCCCGGCGTTCACCCACCGGCGGACCATGGCGTTGAAGCCCCGGATCGAGGTGATCACCCAGGATCTGCTCGACGCAATCGCCGCCGGCTCCGACGGTGAGATCGTCGATCTGCGCGAAGGATTCGCCTATCCACTGCCCATCCGCGTCATCAGCGAACTGATGGGCGTTCCGGCGGAACTGAATCCGAAGCTGCGTAAAGGTGTGGACGGGTTCTTCGATACGACTCTCACCGCGGAAGAGACCCAGGCCAATTACGCGGAAATGTCGGCGCTGCTCTTCCGGCTCGTGGCCTACCGCCGGGAGAATCCGGGCGAGGATATGACGAGTCTGCTCATCGCCGATAGTGACGATGTCGAAACCCCGTTCACCGAACAAGAACTGGTCGACACTCTGCTGCTGGTGATCAGCGCGGGGCACGAGACGACCGTCAACCTGCTCGACCAAGCGATATATCTGCTGCTGACGCGGCCGCAGCACCGGGCCGACCTGGCGGCCGAGCGGATCTCCTGGGCGGATCTGGTCGAAGAGGCGCTGCGCTTCGAAGCCCCGGTCGCACATGTTCCGTTGCGCTACGCGGTCGAGGATCTCGTCCTCGGTGATGTCGAGATAGCTCAGGGTGATGCGATCCTCGCCGGTTACGCGGGGGCGAGCCGGGATCCGAAGGTCCACGGCGAAACGGCCGACGAGTTCGACCCGACCCGCGCTGTGAAAGACCATCTGGCGTTCGGGTACGGCGCCCATCACTGCCTCGGCGCACCGCTGGCCCGGCTGGAAGCGCTGGTGGCGTTGCCCGCGATCTTCCACCGGTTCCCGGATATGGAACTGGCGGCCGCACCGGGGGAACTCGGCGTGGTACCCAGCTTCATTTCCAACGGCCATCACCGCTTGCCGGTGTACCTGAACGGGCGCTGA